TTCCTGCGCGAGTTTGCGCAGGAGAACAACAAGCCGGTCACGGACTTCACGGCGGACGCGCTGGAGGCGTTGATGGCGTATCGCTGGCCGGGCAACGTGCGGGAACTACGCACGGCCATTGAACACGCCGTGGTGTTGTCGCGCACGGAGAAGATTTCGCTGCGCGACCTCCCGCCGTCGGTGCGCAATTACACGCCGGACGCAGCCGGGCCGGCGCCGGATTTGACCGGGGAAAACCTCACGGTCAAGGACGCGGAAAAAAAGTTGCTGATTCGTGCCTTGAAGGAAACCGGAGGCAACCGCACACTCGCGGCCAAGAGGATCGGCATGAGCCGCCGCACGTTGCATCGGAAATTGCATCTGTATCATCTGGAAGACCTTTGACTTATGCCCTTTTTGCAGGATGTGATTCATCAGTTGGAGGTGGGCGGCGGGAAGCGTTACGTCCGCGCGTTGCTCGGCGTGCTCGCGGTGGCGATGCTGCTGGTTGGTTACAACTGGCGCTGTTTCCGCAATTTTACGACTCAGGAGGCGATGGATTCGGCGCAACTGGCCCGCAACCTCAGCACCGGGCAGGGCTACACCACGAAGTTTATCCGCCCGTTCAGCATGTTTCTCGTGAAGCGCGCCAATCAGGCCGGGCTCGACAAACTTACTCCGGACCAGCGGGCGGATTTGTGCGAGGTGAAGGGGATGCATCCCGACATTGCCAATCCGCCGCTTTATCCGCTGGTGCTGGCGGGCGTGATGAAAGTGGTGCCGCCCACGGTGGACGCGGCGAAGGAACGGCCATTCTGGTGGAGCGGCGGGCGGTTTGCCCGGTATCAGCCCGACTTCGCGATCGCGGTGTTCAACGAACTGTTATTGCTGGTCGCGGCCGTGTTGGTGTTCTTCCTCGCGCGGCGGTTGTTTGACAATTATGTGGCGTGGTTGTCCGGCGTGTTGGTGCTGCTGGCCAACGTGCTGTGGCGGTTCAGCATCGCCGGCCTGTCCACGATGTTGCTGCTGCTGCTGTTTCTGGGCCTGGTGTGGGCGCTCGTGCGTTTTGAAGCGGCAGCCCGCGAGCCGGCGCCGCGACTGGGCAGCATGGTGGGGCTGGCCGTGTTGATGGGCCTGTTGCTTGGGCTCGGCACCTTGACACGTTACGCGTATGGTTTTTTGCTGTTGCCGGTGCTGGCGTTCGTGCTCCTGTATGGTGGCCGGTGGCGCGTGCCGGCGGCGCTGCTCGTGACGATCTTTTGCGTGGCAGTGGTCACGCCCTGGCTGGTGCGGAACATTTCGGTGTGCGGGCAGCCCTTTGGCACGGCGGGCTATGCCGTCCTGGAGAATTCCGCGCTCTTCCCCGGACATCGCCTGGAACGTTCGCTGACGCCTGATTTTTCTCAGTTCGCCTTCAATCAGGTGTGGTGGAAGTTTTTCACCAACCTCCGGCAGATCATCCTCAACGAACTGCCGAAGTCCGGCGGTGGACTGGCCCTGGCGTTTTTCCTGGTGGGCCTGATGGTCAGCTTTCGCAACCCCGCGCTTTCGCGCCTGCGCTATTTCACCCTCATGACGCTGGTGACGGTGCTGGCGGTGCAGGCGTTCGGGCGCACGGCACTGTCCGACGATTCGCCGGAAATCAATTCGGAAAACCTGCTGGTGTTGTTGCTGCCGTTGATTGTCATTTTCGGGGTGAGTTTCTTCCATGTCTTGCTGGATCAATTGCCCGAAGTGCTGGGCGGGATGCGGCTGGCGGTCACGTTGCTGTTTGCCGGTCTGGCGGCGTTGCCGATCATTTTCAGTTTTCTCCCGCCGCGCACCCAGCCCGTGTCATTCCCGCCATATTTCCCGCCCACCATTCAGGCGGTGGCGGGTTGGATGCGTCCCGGCGAACTGACCATGAGCGATGTGCCGTGGGCGGTGGCCTGGTATGGCGACCGCCAGGCGATTCTGCTGACGTTGAATGCCGAAGATCAGTTCTACACCCTGAACGATTACATCAAGCCCGTGCGGGCGCTCTACCTCACGCCCCAATCCATGGACGCGAAATTCCAGTCCCAATGGGGGCCCGGCGGCGGCGAGGGCAGTTGGGGGAGCTTGATAGTCAATGCCTTGAGCCGGCAGGTGTTGCCGGAACGGTTCCCGCTCCACAAATCCGTCCGGCTGCCCGACCAGCTTTTCCTCTCCGATTGGGAACGCTGGCAGGATGGGGGCGCCCCGGCGTCGGCCGGGCCGAAGAAATAAGGCCCCGCCACTTGCTCAAGCCGGTTCCGTGGCTATCTTGGTTGCCGTCAAACCAGCGGCGGATTTCGGGAAGCCGTTTTTCCGGAAGCGCTCGCCGCTAAGCAAGCAACAAAGCGAACCCATAGTCATGAAAACCATTCTTGCC
Above is a window of Verrucomicrobiia bacterium DNA encoding:
- a CDS encoding glycosyltransferase family 39 protein, which codes for MPFLQDVIHQLEVGGGKRYVRALLGVLAVAMLLVGYNWRCFRNFTTQEAMDSAQLARNLSTGQGYTTKFIRPFSMFLVKRANQAGLDKLTPDQRADLCEVKGMHPDIANPPLYPLVLAGVMKVVPPTVDAAKERPFWWSGGRFARYQPDFAIAVFNELLLLVAAVLVFFLARRLFDNYVAWLSGVLVLLANVLWRFSIAGLSTMLLLLLFLGLVWALVRFEAAAREPAPRLGSMVGLAVLMGLLLGLGTLTRYAYGFLLLPVLAFVLLYGGRWRVPAALLVTIFCVAVVTPWLVRNISVCGQPFGTAGYAVLENSALFPGHRLERSLTPDFSQFAFNQVWWKFFTNLRQIILNELPKSGGGLALAFFLVGLMVSFRNPALSRLRYFTLMTLVTVLAVQAFGRTALSDDSPEINSENLLVLLLPLIVIFGVSFFHVLLDQLPEVLGGMRLAVTLLFAGLAALPIIFSFLPPRTQPVSFPPYFPPTIQAVAGWMRPGELTMSDVPWAVAWYGDRQAILLTLNAEDQFYTLNDYIKPVRALYLTPQSMDAKFQSQWGPGGGEGSWGSLIVNALSRQVLPERFPLHKSVRLPDQLFLSDWERWQDGGAPASAGPKK